The following are encoded together in the Vigna angularis cultivar LongXiaoDou No.4 chromosome 9, ASM1680809v1, whole genome shotgun sequence genome:
- the LOC108347178 gene encoding uncharacterized protein LOC108347178 has protein sequence MGFSLSKRFRKLYILGCNTEIQRGGRLNGLKATAARSYPQARLACPREPQSFPSAFQRCPLYPILYKHDLWTLVFSRSPLMSSSSAAAITTRYPASEADRILFLEVLKVVAIVPEKRATHGRRRRKVFGIVGNNKEMNASVVKDQSCIDVEMMLEKYWPLKIKYFWDM, from the exons ATGGGTTTCTCTCTATCTAAACGTTTCAGAAAGTTATATATTCTAGGCTGTAATACTGAGATTCAGAG AGGTGGAAGACTGAATGGCTTGAAAGCAACTGCAGCGCGATCCTATCCGCAGGCACGCCTTGCATGTCCTCGTGAGCCGCAATCTTTTCCTTCAGCTTTCCAACGGTGTCCTCTTTATCCGATTCTGTACAAACACGATCTCTGGACTTTAGTATTTTCACGCTCGCCGTTAATGTCGTCATCATCCGCCGCTGCGATAACGACGAGATATCCGGCATCAGAAGCGGATCGTATTCTATTCTTGGAAGTGTTGAAGGTTGTAGCGATTGTGCCAGAAAAAAGGGCTACGCATGGACGGCGGCGGCGGAAGGTTTTCGGCATCGTCGGTAACAATAAAGAGATGAATGCGTCAGTGGTAAAGGATCAGAGTTGTatagacgtagagatgatgttGGAGAAGTATTGgcctttgaaaataaaatacttttgggATATGTGA
- the LOC128193966 gene encoding transcription factor bHLH117-like, whose translation TRTLLTFQILPQYHLTPFLRLPQLRSPEQPQPKRQRLESPVIPQSNLARQRRQKLSEKTRCLQKLMSWDKKMGQGTLLEEAYKYVRFLQAQFRVLQSMPSHSSSSSPSFRQNSAVFVDLEKLNRSQLLQVSLLCSSATQQTLK comes from the coding sequence ACCCGAACCCTCTTAACCTTTCAAATTCTTCCCCAATACCATCTCACCCCCTTTCTCCGCCTTCCGCAGCTCCGCTCCCCGGAGCAGCCCCAGCCGAAACGGCAGCGTTTGGAGTCCCCAGTGATCCCGCAGAGCAACTTGGCTCGGCAACGCAGACAGAAGCTGAGCGAGAAAACCCGGTGCCTGCAGAAATTGATGTCGTGGGACAAGAAAATGGGCCAAGGCACGCTCCTGGAGGAAGCGTACAAGTACGTGAGGTTTCTTCAGGCGCAATTCCGCGTGCTACAGTCGATGCCCTcccattcatcttcttcctcgcCTTCCTTCCGCCAAAACTCAGCAGTATTCGTGGATCTGGAGAAACTGAATCGCTCCCAGCTACTGCAGGTCTCCCTCCTCTGCTCTTCTGCAACACAGCAGACCTTGAAATAG
- the LOC108347606 gene encoding RGG repeats nuclear RNA binding protein A, translated as MATANPFDLLGDDAEDPSQLIAAEQLKAAAAPKKEQGKAGPRAGAVAQQSKPAQLPSKPVPPTQAVREAKNETSYGGRGGGRGYGRGRGGGSGFGRDFSNEENSSAPANQGSFEGEAGNPSERRGYGAPRGPYRGSGRGRRGGFSNGEVGDDGRPRRAFERHSGTGRGNEYKRDGAGRGNWGTQSDEIAQVTEEVADETEKNFGDEKPVGEEDAAGGNKDSPATENEEKEPEDKEMTLEEYEKVLEERRKALQALKTETRKVDIKEFATMQPLSNKKDNDEIFIKLGSEKDKRKDALEKEERSKKSVNINEFLKPAEGERYYNTSGRGRGRGRGARGGYSGNAGSNVAAPSIEDPGQFPTLGGK; from the exons ATGGCCACTGCCAATCCCTTTGATTTATTGGGCGACGATGCGGAGGACCCGTCGCAGTTGATCGCGGCCGAGCAGTTGAAGGCCGCCGCGGCGCCGAAGAAAGAGCAGGGCAAGGCTGGACCCCGCGCTGGTGCGGTGGCTCAGCAGAGCAAGCCGGCTCAGTTGCCTTCCAAGCCAGTTCCTCCCACTCAGGCTG TGAGGGAGGCAAAAAATGAAACCTCTTATGGTGGCCGTGGAGGTGGACGAGGATATGGACGTGGGCGGGGTGGTGGCAGTGGCTTTGGTCGTGATTTTTCCAATGAAGAGAACTCATCTGCCCCTGCTAACCAAGGATCTTTTGAAGGGGAGGCTGGGAATCCCTCAGAAAGGCGTGGTTATGGTGCACCACGTGGGCCTTATCGTGGCAGTGGTCGTGGTCGTCGTGGAGGTTTTAGCAATGGTGAAGTTGGTGATGATGGACGCCCTAGAAGAGCCTTTGAACGCCACAGTGGGACTGGACGAGG AAATGAATACAAACGGGATGGCGCTGGACGTGGAAACTGGGGTACCCAATCTGATGAAATTGCTCA GGTCACTGAGGAAGTGGCGGATGAAACTGAAAAGAATTTTGGTGATGAGAAGCCTGTAGGTGAGGAAGATGCTGCAGGTGGAAACAAGGACAGTCCTGCTACTGAAAATGAAGAGAAGGAACCAGAGGACAAG GAGATGACCCTGGAAGAGTATGAGAAAGTGCTGGAAGAGAGAAGGAAGGCCCTGCAGGCGCTCAAGACTGAAACAAGAAAGGTGGATATCAAGGAGTTTGCAACCATGCAGCCACTGTCAAACAAGAAAGACAATGATgagatatttattaaattg ggATCTGAAAAGGATAAGCGTAAAGATGCTttggagaaggaggagagatCCAAGAAG TCTGTGAACATCAATGAGTTTCTGAAGCCAGCTGAAGGGGAAAGGTACTACAACACAAGTGGTCGTGGAAGAGGACGTGGTCGTGGTGCTCGAGGAGGATACAGTGGAAATGCAGGGAGCAATGTTGCAGCTCCATCAATTGAGGATCCTGGCCAATTCCCAACTTTGGGTGGCAAGTGA
- the LOC108346798 gene encoding uncharacterized protein LOC108346798 encodes MEPHIIEMIDWVDGDVNDEGDVARQVEGEAEGEVEGEDASQVEVGTEMEEGHCEGEVEGEAEVGTEMEQGESEVAKQIEHVEDGEVHDVEEVEVHDANDFELEDVEEDENEDDHVDEAEDEAEDEVEDEAKDEAGDDGQDEDVDESVSEESLVDVTIECGIGTSKGNVREEQPFSSVGESSRTTDNESMHDVRGLSDIEWVSD; translated from the coding sequence ATGGAACCACACATAATAGAAATGATTGATTGGGTTGATGGTGATGTTAATGATGAAGGTGATGTTGCAAGACAAGTGGAGGGTGAGGCTGAGGGTGAGGTTGAGGGTGAGGATGCGAGTCAGGTTGAAGTTGGAACAGAAATGGAGGAGGGTCACTGTGAGGGTGAGGTTGAAGGTGAGGCTGAAGTTGGAACAGAAATGGAGCAAGGTGAGAGTGAAGTTGCTAAACAGATTGAACATGTTGAGGATGGTGAAGTACATGATGTAGAGGAGGTTGAGGTACATGATGCAAATGATTTTGAGCTAGAAGATGTAGAAGAGGATGAGAATGAGGATGATCATGTAGATGAGGCTGAGGATGAGGCTGAGGATGAGGTTGAGGATGAGGCTAAGGATGAGGCTGGAGATGATGGTCAGGATGAAGATGTAGATGAGTCTGTGAGTGAAGAAAGTCTAGTTGATGTCACCATTGAGTGTGGCATTGGTACTTCGAAAGGAAATGTGAGGGAAGAACAACCTTTCAGTTCAGTAGGTGAGTCTTCAAGGACAACTGATAATGAATCCATGCATGATGTTCGTGGCTTGTCTGACATTGAGTGGGTGTCAGATTAG